The Branchiostoma lanceolatum isolate klBraLanc5 chromosome 12, klBraLanc5.hap2, whole genome shotgun sequence DNA segment GTTGGTGCAGTGCAGATAGTGATCATATTTGTGCATGCACGGACTGCAAATCTACGGAGGTCGGCGGTAGGAGGATATTCTGTCCTCTACCTGTCGTGTTATACAGATGTTTTACTTCCAGTTAGTTGCATAtagatggaatttttttttgctagatggAATATGCAGATATTACAAGACGATGCACAACACAATACATTACCAgtaaggtaaagcggtcgaacttCAGACTGAGTACATAGCATGACACCTTTTTGTTAGCTAGTAATGCAATACGGCTTCGCGACGACTCAGGTATTTGGCTCAACACGCCAGATCACCCCTACCCTTttccataagtgtgttgggttcttttacgttacCAGTACTTGATAGATTTCTAACAAGAGTTTAtcaaatttaaaattctgctATTCTTGTACTGTTCCTTTCTCACGTTCTGATTGGACAAAGAGTGAAATGCGTTTAAAGTGTTCAAAGAAAAATCAACAACAGGTAATCCCTAACTGTCACACACTGTTGACTCAGGTTTAATCCTGTCCCtctaaatgattgacagctcggTTTGTGTACTCAGGAACAGGGTGTGTGGGGCTTTGATACAGCTTtgatattacaaaatgtattttaaaaggTTCCTGGATATAATATTGGATGGTATATTTGAGAATGAACTCAAGTTTTGCATACGAATGCAGTCAGAACACCAGCTTGTCAGGATTTAATTGAAAACGGCAAGATTTGATACGCTTTAGTTCTTAGAACTGCGTAATCTACCGTAAAATCCccatttacgtacgcactttttaaacttttcaagttgcaagcaggtgctccaggctgactCCAAAGTCGGGgcgcgtacgttaggaggggttcttcctcggaaaaatcgcatatctgcatgagagtacggtacatcttcatgcaaattaagtgtggaatgctaccacacaatcaattagtaataaagaataaataatagatatatttaaattgtttgatattttctacccagaaacattttctcagcaaccctttaagtcggtaaacatcatcggaaggatgatcattcatgtcaacctcttaactatccaccgaaatgctggagagggggtgcgtacgttaggagggtttttcccctgaacgtttcaactcactgagtcaggcccgcaatcgtccccaaatcgggggtgcgtacgttaggaggggtgcgtacgtaaataggaattttacggtattcACATCTGTTCCTTATAAATCTGCTTTTCAAGAAAGAAGGAACTGTCGTCTTATTTCGGGATTTAAAACAAATAGATCTAGAGTATAATATTATTTATTAGCACCAGGGTTGGTGGGCAAATGCACATAATATACTCTTAGTTTGAAAATTATTGCTGTCACCCAAACAATAAATTTTGTTTGTACAGCCATGCAAACAATGGATAACAGATGGATCTGACTTCAGTGACATGTAAAAattagggcctctttacacctacgacattttagggtcgtgcgatcatcgtcgtgggcgacgtcgccggcgacggtattttttggccgtctaaagacgatcaaaacaatcgtacgacggcaataaacgggaaatcctcgaaatgtcgtgcgaccacctcggacccagtcgcacgacgttcagcgggggggcctgtggctgtgtttttctcgtctaaagaagaatcgtcgccggcgacggaagtgggtgatatgctaataagcctacagcgtgctgtttcctgtccgggaaggaaagtttctatcgttttctttctaaatatgcatgcagttagcaatggaaacatatttttctcatccgaaactggttattccggcgcgacgccctgctaccagtggctacttctctagtatgcccctattcgtcgatccccgggacatctccggcggcggccacgaactcaggttaaatcccgtccgtctctgtactagcctcaatctctttctttgttgagcaccattctcaacgtctcatctacagggcaacagttgttgcaaagtcagtaaaagcttaatcttttgacgaaaacaagcggttcccccgccattttgaatttgagcgcaagagttcactttgagtcacacgcgcacattaatggaattctgcgccccgggggtcccatgatatttcctgaccgtgtgtctaaagaaaaccgtcgcctacgacgatggtcgtacgaccttataacattgtaggtctaaagtgcgccttagACAAGAcatgagaaaaaaattgtactgTTTCTATTTCTGTTGCAGTGCTATCTTTTTGTTACAGTAGAACCAAAGGGTAGATAAATATGTACATTCACGATCTTTGGAGGACATAGAAAGGATACAATATTTACCACAAATAAATGCCATTCCAGGTTGGCTTGACAGAAAGCTATTGAGAAGCAGTTTCTATATCTCATGAAATCGTCTGATTTCAATTCAGGGGATTGTGTTTGAAAAACTGGTTGACATCGTTtggttttaccaaggaggttaaaatattttatcCAGAAATCTTTTACATTGTGTGATCAGTGCCACTCTTACCTGATTCCATATATGGTGCCCTCTTGTTTAAAAATATAACCAGAAAGATCAAATCAGAAACATAGCTCAAGGTatattagagtccattccaagacaccgcacggatgttttttgccattgtttagaactAATTTGAAACCTTTGTAACTATTTGTAATATAAATGTCATGGCTTCTTACATTTCTAAATGTGTTTACACTTTCTAAATGTTCCCACATTTtcgtggaatattcaaaatattcatgtcaCTGGGAACAGCATTtctgatactttctaaagattggCTACAGCACACTGCCTTTATTTCGAAGTCTGAATCAttttttcgaaagaagaaaCTCTGCTGTTAATTAGTTAATAGCACCCCAAAATAGACGGTTGAAAGGAGCGGTGACACCCCGCCGTGCTCTCACGCGGAGTCGGGagttaagtaaacaaacagttaatttctgcctctaacgttagcaggacaacaatccgaaagaaacattatcagtgtCTCTCGGCTTCTCTATCAATCAAACCTAGAAATCTTGCAGAAACGGCCCAAATGCGACAGAAATAACAAAGTACCGAAGGAAGCTGTAAGTGGTAACAGTAGCCTGCCGTGCTGCCCTCCCCACCGGGACCGCTAGAACAAGAATGTTCAACTGGGACGTAAAAAAACCCTGCAGAAACTCCGCCAGGTCCAGTGTAATTATGAACGCCAATCGGCCAGtacagaaaacatacaggctttaTTGTTAGCCTGTGTAAGATAAAGTCCTCTCTTGTGGGATCTGTTTCCGAACCAGAACGCCTCGTGGGAAGTTTGTCCCCGTGTTGTTGTTCCCCCGGCAGACGGCATGACTGTTTCTCCCGGGGAGGAGTTAAAACACgttgtctaaaatatctatcttttaACGTATGTTGATAGAATTTAAGATTTGAATGCTACAATCTAAGCATTACAGTAGTATTGGTGTGATGTTATTACTGTGAACTTTTGTATCCATAATTATTTGATAATAGTTTCTAAGAAAGTTCCCCCTACAAACAGAATAGACTCCCCCAAGCAGGCCGCCACATGTTAGAATTGTTGCAACAGAGATCTACGttcttttttggtgttttcctccagaatcttcgtgattttgtcgGTAAGAATCTCTACAAAAAATAACACTGCCCTTTAGTTTACAATTTACTGATACCATGGGAAAAGGAAGCCTCcctttgactgtacatgtcgcCGAACTGAGTGACAGATCAAAAAACCCTTTGGGGCTAGCCGGCTCTCCCTTGAGCTCCCTTTGCATTGTGCCGATTGTTGGGCTTATTTGACGTGGataaaacttttgcttttgCTCACTACGTGTGGTATTTTGACCACTGatcatttgaaatgtttgctggcCCTTTTTGTGCAGCAAAATTACAGTTGAATTGTGCTTATCCTCTGGAGGAATTCTTGCCGATGTCCacagacagtgtcacgccacagTGCCTTCCTGCGCGGTCGGGGGTCCCCGCTCGAGCCAAAACATGCTTTGTTAGgattagcggctcgttacggggggcaaatgacccaaatctttatttcgaaatctttcgaaacttgacacaaaccaatatgtatttcaaatctatttaaaaaaatgatctcttttgactgtcactttcgaaatgtttgcaaattatcataacaacttctaaaacatggtactctcgtatttcttttttttagaaacatttatgaatatttctaaagatttgtaattatataacaataattcgaatatattacaaatatcattaaaaaatccgtgtggtgacttggaatggactctacactgtattatatatgttttgttgtacaGTATTTAATTGAATGCAGCGACGGCGTCAGAATGGCCTTGAGGGGTAGCGACATTTATTTCCCACGCTCCCCGCTCGAGCGACAGATGACGAACACCCTACAATCACCTAATATtcccctcatttgcataataaaacaCTCCTTAGATGTCCATTCAAAAATGATTTGGTGCCCATTGCCGACAGGCAGCACATGAAATGAAGTCAGTTCTTTCACACAAttacaagaaaatacaaagACTAGATGGATAATGTTTTTTAATATTGCACAACATATATTCAGGACTTATATTTGATTACAAAGGAAGTAAAATCCAGACAGGAAATGGTGGTACTGCATTATTTACACTGCACACAGGCGTAACCATACGTCACACAAGTTACCTTTGAGCTTGCTTTGTAAAGACGACTCAGGTACCCTTTTGAAAACAAGCAGTAATACGCCACACACTGGTCCCTCCCTGGTTGGAACAGCAAGCCAAGCCCTGCTTTTGTGTTCTGCCATAGCGGAGATCACGTTTCTCGTGGCGTGAGCTGTAATTAGCTAATCCCAAGGGCCATGCGGACAAGACGAATTGGTCGATGCCCGAAATACGCTTTCCCATCAGTCGTGACTGGTCTCCTGACGTTCCATAGGCGAGGAGATGCATTAAGTTGGCTGTTTAGTAGTTCAGGCATACTAGCACTAGCATCTTGTTTTAGTACAGAGACACACAGGGCATTCTTCATCCAGTAACCTCTGACCTCTTAGTGACTGACTGGGGTCAGCTCATGAATATTAATGAGTTACTGAAGTGTGTCCGCATGTATCCAGGAGCAGGGGCCCCACTAATCTGATATGCTGATTCAGGGCCCTGAGGAGGAACATCCCATGGGGCCATTTTGGCTGTTCCAATACTTGCCTCTACTCCCTCTGTTGAATGTCAGAGGTGACTTGGGTCTTTCTTACAGGAAGAGCCATCTTAAAGCTGCTTACTTATAGTTTTACCAACTGCGAATACATTAATACCAATAGTTAACATACTTGGGGACAAATTTTCTGGGATAATTTGAAATGTGAGcattattttcatgatttttttctttccctgtGCAGCTGATTCCACCAATAGCGAGGAAGCGGAAAACAATCGACAACTTTGGGACGTTCTGTGCGTTCGTGTTGGCGTATGAAGCACAACTTCAGGTATGGAAAAAGACTGGATGTGTTGCCAGTTTCCTTTATTTTGAAAACCAAGATCTTGTGTTGGGTACACAAATTTTAGTATGCGGATGTACCCACAGacgttttgtttttatgtactGAATTGTCAGTTTTGGAAACATTTCTTTGCTGGGGACTAAACTCCTGGTCGAATGGCCTTAACTTGGTCAGCTTGTTATGTTTGTTGTCAGGGCCCAGAATACCCTCCGGTAAGCTGCAGTTAGGAGAATAAATCAAAATATACAGCATATTCACATCACTTGTTCAAAGCAGGCAAAGAATTTCAGATTCTAGCTCTGAAGAGGAGCAGGTTTATGATTAGATTGTGCaaccaattttgattttgttttctgtaaaaccagattttcatgttcaaaaaaaaaaaaaaagaatccctGTTGTTGAAGAGAAGTTGTAATTAATCATTTGAGTATTTTGTTGTTCTTAAGAGTAAGAGATatggtgatgatgttgttttgttccctGTAGAAGATGAGAAAGAGTTCATTATTTGAATGGTTTGTTATCATGTTCCCTGTAGAAGATGAGAAGTAGTCCCCACAACAGCACGGGCAGCTCGGCGGGCAGCGACACGACGGAGAGCACCACCAGCGAGGTGCAGGACCTGGAGGGCAGCTCCAGCTCCTCCCACTCCTTCACGTCGCCCGCACACAGCTTCCCCACCCCCGCACGCTCCGTCAGCAAGACCAAGGGCATGAGCAGCTCCGATAAGAAGAtcaagaaggagaagaagaagaggagaaagCAGATTCTCAGTCAGCAGTCCTTGGAGACAGGTGGGTTGTGaatgaaaattgtgaaattaGCATATGCACATTATATCGTTTGCATATGAAAGTGAATTGATTTACATGTTTGTGACAAGTGAAGTGAAACATTTGAGGAAATAACATCATTTTGCtcaatttgcatgtttgggaCAACTAAGAGGAAACAATTGAGTGGAAATAATTGACAATGGTCTGATGATTTCTTCTTGAAAAACACAGTTCAAAGCTGCATAGGTTTGAGTCTCAGTGATGTCATTTTCCGAACACAACAAATGTTGACAATGGTCTGATGAGTTTTCTGTTGTTTGCTGTTCCAGGTGTCGTGACAGATGATTCGCTGTTTGAGCGTCCCGATCCCGCGGAACACAAAACAGCCAAGAGGAGAAAAAGGATCTCCAACGAAGTTATCGAGTCTGGTATGTGTTCACTACTCTCCTAACCATAgttagttgatttgatttgattgatttatttggctgtaagaaagtacagccagggctacccagtTATGGGCACTCCTTACTAATATGATACAATGCAAGTTGTCAGTTGTTCAAGGATGTTCAACTGGTGCAATAGCCTAGTGTTTCCTTGAGTGGCCGCGCACATTTTGGAGGTAATGTCATTGAAACTTTCTGTGCTTAGTATTCAGCACTTACGACAAAACAATATGGAAGCTGAACACACCCCACTACTATCAGAATAGCCCCTTGCTGTAGTGCTTACACAACTGTCTGGCCAAGAAACACAGATGAACACCAAAAGCTGTGGGAAGAGTTTTAACTTCAATGAAACCAGTTCACTGATATTCAGATGTTGTTAACTTTTTGCACCCTTTTTTTTTACGCCAGATGATGATTGGAACCTGGTGACGTGCTTCTGCCAGAAGCCGTTCGCGGGACGTCCCATGATCGAGTGTACGGAGTGTACCATCTGGATCCACTTGTCGTGTGCGAAGATCAGAAAGTCCAACGTCCCGGAAATATTCATCTGCCAGAGGTGCCGCGAGGCCAGGTATGTGctatgtccttttttttttagtttcttacaaaagaacagaaaaatggAAGTGGTGTTACACTTTAGTATCCATcacaaagaaaaagaaggaaaaatgtcaagaaataaaaaaatccaTGCTTCTGTGACATCATTCTGCAGGTCGAACATGTGACACATCAGTTGAAGAAATTTTCAGATAACCACCATCTCTATCAAGGGATGGTTATAAGGCACTGCTTGTGTTTGATATCACAATTAAATCCTGATTCAGAATGAATTCTCCAAACACCGTCAAGCTACCGAAGGAATTTTAGctagtttgatacatgtatttgaggtTTTAACTTGTGAGTTTTTTATAAGGCTTTTGATGCTTTATGACTAAAAACTGTATCAATTCTTTCCAGGCACCAGATCCGGCGGTCGTCCAGGCAGAAGGAGGAGAACTCCAGCCCCAGTCCGAGCCCCAGTCCCAGTCCTAGCCCCAGCCCTCACATCTCCAGTAGCGACTCCGAGGACTTGTAAAAGCGACGTCCAATCACAGAACTTTGTGTTGAAAAACGGATACTGTTCTGTTCGTATCCAATGCGGTGGTTTGACAGGAAGTTGACGTTGTTTTCTGATGGTTGGACTGAAAGAAGTTTACGATGTAGTCCCTCTACCAGTCT contains these protein-coding regions:
- the LOC136446215 gene encoding PHD finger protein 13-like; this encodes MADTLDIDPELIPPIARKRKTIDNFGTFCAFVLAYEAQLQKMRSSPHNSTGSSAGSDTTESTTSEVQDLEGSSSSSHSFTSPAHSFPTPARSVSKTKGMSSSDKKIKKEKKKRRKQILSQQSLETGVVTDDSLFERPDPAEHKTAKRRKRISNEVIESDDDWNLVTCFCQKPFAGRPMIECTECTIWIHLSCAKIRKSNVPEIFICQRCREARHQIRRSSRQKEENSSPSPSPSPSPSPSPHISSSDSEDL